The genomic stretch CCAGTTCCAGTACGCTGGCCTCTTTGACGTCAGCCCCAGCATCGTGGGGCAGCAGATCCGCAACCTGACCGTCCGCCACATGGACGATCTGAAAGCCTTCGTTGCCCAGAACACTGTGGACATGGGCTTCCTGGCCGTCCCCCCGGATCGTGCCCAGGACGCCGCCCAGGCGCTCGTGGACGCTGGCGTGCGGGGCATCCTGAATTTCGCCCCGGTCGTCATTCAGCCGCCGGCCGAGAACGGAGCGCAAGAAATCAGTGATGAGTGGCGTGCTGTCATTGTCGAGAATGTGGACTTCCTCGCCGGCATGAAGCGCCTCGCCTTCTACATCCTCAACCCGCACCTGAAAGACGCTCCCCTGACGGAGGACACTGAATGAAGAAGCTGCTTGCTCTGCCCATGCTCGCCCTGCTGATCGCTTCGTGCGGCAGCGCCCCGGGTCAGGTTACTGGAAACAGCCGCGCATCCGTCGGTATTTTTGTGAACGATACCGAGGCGGTCGAAGTGGCGACCAAAGCCGTCACCCCGGCGACTGACACAGCTCCTGCAAAGGTCTCATGGACCATCACACCCGGTAAGGGCGTGACCTTCACCTTCATGACTCGGCCCGGCTCAGACGCCGTGTATATCACTGGCTACCGGATCGTCCGAGATGTCCTCTCAACAGCAAGTGGAACCACGACGTCGACGACATCACCTCAGGTGAATAAGGCTGACGTGTATCTCACGTCCGGGTACCTCTGTAAAACGCGCAATGGCCTGAACTCCTGTCCCTTCGTGGGTACGCCCGATGACCCCACCACACCTGCCAACGGCGTGCCTGCAGATCTGAACATCGGACTGGATGGTGGCCTGGGGAGCCTCGTTGTCGCGACCGATGCGAGCGTAGGCCGTGTGAGTGACCTGGAATTCTACGGTACCAGCAGCAATGGTCAGCCGGTCACGGTTAAGGTCACGAACGTGGTCAGTGGAGGGGTCAAACAGGGAGACGAATAAGCTCCAACCGATGTGAAAATGGCCCGCAGTCCGTGGTCGGTCGATGCGGGCCATACCACTTCAGTGATCAGAACTTGATCGTGTACTCCGCAAACCCGTCCTCGCGGGTACGTACCAGCGTCGCGCCAGCGGGCAGGGCCTTCTGGGCGGCGGGACTGCTGACGTACAGCAGGGTCACGCCGGGGATGGGGGTGAGCTTCCAGTTGCCGTCGGCGGTGGGGTTCACCGTCTTCTGCTCACTGAAAAACCCGACCAGGGCCTGCCGGGTCTCGTCTGGAGCCGCCAGGACGATATTCTTCCCGTCCAGGCCTGGGAAGCTGCCACCACCCGAGGCGCGGTAGTTGTTGGTGGCGACGACGTACTTCGCGGCGGGGTCGATGGGCTTGCCCTGATACTGCAGGTTCTTGATCCGGTGGGCGCCAGCATTCACGACCTCGCCCTTGCTGCCGTACCGGCTGGGCTGCGTGACGTCGATCTCATAGGTCACGCCGTCAATCACGTCGAAGTTGTAGGTCGGGAAGCTGTCGTCGACGAGCACCTGGGGCTCGGTCTTCGCCGGGTCGATCTGGCGGAACTGCCCAGCCGAGCGCTCCAGCCAGTCCTGCACCTGCGCACCGGTGACCACGACGGCCTGCACGGTGTTCGGGTACACATACAGGTCGGCAACGTTCTTGATGGCGAGCGTGCCGGCCGGAATATCGGTGTAGTAGCTGGGGCCGCTGCGCCCACCGGCCTTGAAGGGCGCGGCGGCCGACAGCACCGGCAGATCCTTGTATTCGGTCGTGCTCAGGGCATTCTTGACGTACGCGGTCTGGGCATTGCTGACGAGCTGCACGCTGGGATCGTCCTGCGCGAGCGCCCAGTACGAGGTGATGGGCGCGGTCAGATCCGCGACCTTGCCGCGCACGTAGGTCAGGGTGCCCTCGTGGGCGGCCTTCACGGCGGCGGCGATCTGCGGATCAGGCGTGACCAGACTCTTCTTGGCTGCCGCGTCCCAGATCGGGCGCACCGACGCCTTGCCGGCGCTGATCACCCAGCGGTTGCCCTTCTTCGTCAGGGTCAGATCCACGATGCCGAGATCGTTGCCCCAGAAGCCGGCCATGACGACGGGCTTGCCGTTGATGGTGCCGTTGTCGATGTCCGCACCGGGAATGCTCTTGTACACCGGGCCGGGGAACACCTGGTGACTGTGGCCGGAGAGCACCACGTCCACCCCATCCACCTTGGTGAGCTCGGTGGCGACATTCTCCTGGCCGGGCTGGTAGTCGGCCGTGATACCGCTGTGCGCGATGGCGACGATGAGGTCTGCGCCCCGGGCCTTCATCTCGGGAACGAACTTGCGGGCCGTCTCGACGATGTCGCGGGTGGTGACCTTGCCATCGAGGTGGCTCTTGTCCCACTGCACGATCTGCGGCGGGAGCAGGCCGATCACGCCGACATTGATGTAGTACGGCCGGCCATAGGTATCGCGCACGAGCTTGCGCTGGATCAGATACGGCGTGAAGGCATTCTTGTCGTTGGCCGGGTTGCCGTCCCCGTCCTCGGCATAGGTGTTCGCGCTGACGATGGGCATGGGCGACGCCGCGACGACCTGCTGGATGAAGGGCAGACCGTAGTTGAATTCATGGTTACCCAGGTTGCCGGCATCGTACTTCAGCAGCGCCATGGCCGCGTGCATGGGGTGCATGGTGCCGGGCGCCAGGGGCTTGATCCGGGCCACGTAGTCGCCCAGCGGGGTGCCCTGGATCAGGTCACCATTGTCGTACAGCAGGGTGTTGACCTTCTCCGTCCGGGCCTGCTTGATCAGCGTGGCGGTGTATTCCAGGCCGTATTCGCCGGTCGGCTTGTCCTGGTAATAGTCGTACCCCAGGGCGTTGGTATGGAGATCCGTGGTTTCCAGAATACGGAGGTCGACGGTCTGAGCGCCGGCCGCGCCGAGCAGCAGCGCACCGATCAGAAAGGCGGTGTGTTTCATCGGATGCAGGATACGCCCCCCGGTCAGGGGGGTGTCTGCTGTGTGGCAGTTGGTGGACAGGTGGTGGAGACCACCACCGACATGGTGTGGGCAGCGGCCGTCGCAGATCGGCGCATCTGCATCTGCACTGCACTCCACCCCTGCACATCAAGTGTGTTCCCGGGCGCTCTCCTCGACCGCGACAGCGCGTGCGTTGTACGTCCTGCTCTGCTTGCATGTCTCAACGACCGCCGTCTCCAGCGAACATCGGCCCCGTCAAGTGATTGACGGGGCCGATGACCTACAGGGCGACGTTCAGTCGAGGCTCAGGACGGATCGCGGGCCGGTTCGCGGGTCTTGCGCACCTTGGGGAGCACGCCCTCCAGATCCGCTGGCGTGATCGGCCGCTCCTGCGCTCCCAGGCTGGTCGCCGCCAGGGCACCGGCGGCGTTGGCGGCGCGCGCCGCCTCGGCCATGTTCACGCCGCCCAGCACCGCATGCGCGAAGGTGGCGGTGAAGGTATCGCCGGCCCCCGTGGTGTCCACGACATCGCCCTCTGGGAGCACGGCGTCCACGAGTTCGGTATCGGTGGGTGTCCAGGTGATCGAGCCCATCTTGCCGACCTTGACCACCACGCGCTGCGCCCCCGCCTGGCCGAGCTTCGCCAGGGCGGCGCTGATGCTGCCGGTGCCGGTCAGGGCCTGAAGTTCGTGCTGGTTGAGGGTCAGGTAGTCGGCTCCGATGACGTCGTCCAGCAGGCTGGTGCTGGCCTTGTTCACGGCCCCGGTACCGAGGTCGACGAAGACCGGCACGGGCTTCTTGGCATTCCGGGCATACGCGATGGCCTGCCGGGCGTACTCGCGCTGCGGCCCCTCGATCAGGGCGTAGGCGTTGACGATCAGGGCGTCGCTGGTCTCGATGTCCTTCTTTTTCAGCTTGACCGGATCGAGTTCGCGGTTGGCAGCGCCGTCGCTGATCATGGCCCGCTCGCCGCTGCCGGTCTGCATGACGGTAATGGTGCTGGTCAGCAGGTGTTCGTCGCGCTGGATGGCGCCCTCGCCGACGCCGCTCTGCCGCACGTGGCTCAGGGCGTAGTCTGCAAACGGATCGACCCCGACCCGGGCGGCCAGGGTGACCGTGTGTCCCAGGCGGGCCAGGGTCACGCTGATCGTGCCGCCGGCGCCGCCGGGCTTCATGCTGGCCTGGAGCGGCGTGACTTCCTCGCCGGAGCGCGGCAGACGGGTCAGGTGATACAGGTGGTCGACGGTGACATCGCCGATAACGTAGAACTTCACGGTGAAGACCTCCGGGGCCGGCGTGCTGGCCCCTGCTGGGTGATGGTGTGGGGTTGAACTGGTCGGTGACCTGATTTACCGTACCACGCCGAGTTCCCGCGCAACGGACTGCAGTGCAGCCAGGGGGACGTCCTCGGCCCGCACGTCGGGCCGCAGCTGCGTGCGGGTCAGGGCTGCATCGATGGCGTCTGCAGCGTATCCCACAAGACGCAGGTTGTTGCGCAGCGTCTTGCGGCGGTGGTGCAGGGCCGCCTCGACGAAGCGCAGCAGCGCCGGTTCCGGCAGCGGCCGGCTGCGGTCGAAATCGAGCCGCATGACGGCACTCGTCACGTCGGGGGCGGGCAGGAAGGCCCCACGGGGCACGTCGCGCACATGCCGCACAGTGCCGTGCAGGGCGGCCAGGGCACTCAGGAAGCCGTAGGCATCCTCGCCTGGGCGGGCGGTCAGGCGCTGGCCGACCTCCTTCTGCACGAGCACGGTGGCCGACTCGATGGCCGGAGCGTTCATGAACCGTGACAGCAGCACGCCGGTGATGTAGTACGGCAGGTTGGCGACCACCCGCGTGCCGGGCTCCAGCGACGCGTAATCGAACTCCAGCGCGTCGCCCCACACGATCTGCACGTCCAGTCCGGCCAGCGTCTCGGCCAGCACGGGACGCAGCCGCTCGTCCTTTTCCAGCGCGGTGACGCGGGCGCCACGTCGGGCGGCCTCGCCGGTCAGCACCCCCAGGCCGGGGCCGACCTCCAGCACCGGCACACCGGGCGCGGCGCCGCCGGCCTCCGCGATGGCCCGCAGGATGTTGCCGTCGATCAGGAAATTCTGACCCAGGCTCTTCGTGGGCCGCAGCCCGTGCCGGTCGAGCAGTTCCCGCACGCGGGCCGGCGAGTACAGGGGTGGGGTACGGGCAGGATCGCCGTGGGCGGCACTGTGGGCATCGGGCTGGGACTGGGACACGGCTGACTCCATTGACTCCATCGTGACCGGCGC from Deinococcus sp. AB2017081 encodes the following:
- a CDS encoding redox-sensing transcriptional repressor Rex, with translation MAEIPTAAISRLVTYLRILEQLETQDVSRTSSSDLAERAGVSAFQVRKDLAYFGRFGTRGMGYTVPVLKRELVRVLGLNQTWNVVIVGMGRLGQAIANYPGASDYQFQYAGLFDVSPSIVGQQIRNLTVRHMDDLKAFVAQNTVDMGFLAVPPDRAQDAAQALVDAGVRGILNFAPVVIQPPAENGAQEISDEWRAVIVENVDFLAGMKRLAFYILNPHLKDAPLTEDTE
- the cpdB gene encoding 2',3'-cyclic-nucleotide 2'-phosphodiesterase codes for the protein MKHTAFLIGALLLGAAGAQTVDLRILETTDLHTNALGYDYYQDKPTGEYGLEYTATLIKQARTEKVNTLLYDNGDLIQGTPLGDYVARIKPLAPGTMHPMHAAMALLKYDAGNLGNHEFNYGLPFIQQVVAASPMPIVSANTYAEDGDGNPANDKNAFTPYLIQRKLVRDTYGRPYYINVGVIGLLPPQIVQWDKSHLDGKVTTRDIVETARKFVPEMKARGADLIVAIAHSGITADYQPGQENVATELTKVDGVDVVLSGHSHQVFPGPVYKSIPGADIDNGTINGKPVVMAGFWGNDLGIVDLTLTKKGNRWVISAGKASVRPIWDAAAKKSLVTPDPQIAAAVKAAHEGTLTYVRGKVADLTAPITSYWALAQDDPSVQLVSNAQTAYVKNALSTTEYKDLPVLSAAAPFKAGGRSGPSYYTDIPAGTLAIKNVADLYVYPNTVQAVVVTGAQVQDWLERSAGQFRQIDPAKTEPQVLVDDSFPTYNFDVIDGVTYEIDVTQPSRYGSKGEVVNAGAHRIKNLQYQGKPIDPAAKYVVATNNYRASGGGSFPGLDGKNIVLAAPDETRQALVGFFSEQKTVNPTADGNWKLTPIPGVTLLYVSSPAAQKALPAGATLVRTREDGFAEYTIKF
- a CDS encoding carbohydrate kinase family protein, which produces MKFYVIGDVTVDHLYHLTRLPRSGEEVTPLQASMKPGGAGGTISVTLARLGHTVTLAARVGVDPFADYALSHVRQSGVGEGAIQRDEHLLTSTITVMQTGSGERAMISDGAANRELDPVKLKKKDIETSDALIVNAYALIEGPQREYARQAIAYARNAKKPVPVFVDLGTGAVNKASTSLLDDVIGADYLTLNQHELQALTGTGSISAALAKLGQAGAQRVVVKVGKMGSITWTPTDTELVDAVLPEGDVVDTTGAGDTFTATFAHAVLGGVNMAEAARAANAAGALAATSLGAQERPITPADLEGVLPKVRKTREPARDPS
- the rsmA gene encoding 16S rRNA (adenine(1518)-N(6)/adenine(1519)-N(6))-dimethyltransferase RsmA → MSQSQPDAHSAAHGDPARTPPLYSPARVRELLDRHGLRPTKSLGQNFLIDGNILRAIAEAGGAAPGVPVLEVGPGLGVLTGEAARRGARVTALEKDERLRPVLAETLAGLDVQIVWGDALEFDYASLEPGTRVVANLPYYITGVLLSRFMNAPAIESATVLVQKEVGQRLTARPGEDAYGFLSALAALHGTVRHVRDVPRGAFLPAPDVTSAVMRLDFDRSRPLPEPALLRFVEAALHHRRKTLRNNLRLVGYAADAIDAALTRTQLRPDVRAEDVPLAALQSVARELGVVR